A segment of the Thermodesulfobacteriota bacterium genome:
CCGCCCAGCTCGGCACCATGCAGGTGAACGAGGAGATCGACGCCTTCCGCACCCTGGGCATCTCCCAGGTCGATTTCCTGGTGCTGCCGCGCATGCTGGCGCTGATGCTCATGGTGCCGCTGCTCACCCTCTACGCAAGTTTTGTCGGCATGCTCGCCGGGCTCCTCGTCTCGGCCGCCATTTTCGACATCGGCATGTTCGAGTATTACACCGAAACCCTGCGGGCCCTGGAGTTGAAGCATTTTTTTGTGGGGCTTTCCAAGGGCACGGTCTACGGCGGCATGGTGGCCTTTTCCGGCTGCCTGCGCGGCATCCAGTGCGGCAGGAACGCCGAGGCGGTGGGCCGGGCCGCCACCTCGGCCGTGGTCACCGGCATTCTGCTGATCACCATCACCGCCTCGCTCATGACCATCATCTTTTACCGGCTGGGTATCTGACATGAACAATGCGCCACACATCGAGGTCCGCGACCTGACCATGGCCTACGGGGATTTCGTGGTCCAGCGGGACCTGAGCTTTACGGTGAACAGCGGGGACATCTTCGTCATCATGGGCGGCAACGGCTGCGGCAAGACGACGCTGATGCGG
Coding sequences within it:
- a CDS encoding ABC transporter permease produces the protein AQLGTMQVNEEIDAFRTLGISQVDFLVLPRMLALMLMVPLLTLYASFVGMLAGLLVSAAIFDIGMFEYYTETLRALELKHFFVGLSKGTVYGGMVAFSGCLRGIQCGRNAEAVGRAATSAVVTGILLITITASLMTIIFYRLGI